One genomic window of Triplophysa rosa linkage group LG11, Trosa_1v2, whole genome shotgun sequence includes the following:
- the socs3a gene encoding suppressor of cytokine signaling 3a: MVTHSKFDSVMSSGLFESSLQPHRFKTFSSNLQFHMIQHAVVKLQESGFYWGSISGKEANHMLSAETSGTFLLRDSSDNRHFFTLSVKTDSGTKNLRVQCDNKSFHLQTDSKSSQSAPRFDCVLKLIHHYMPSSRSALAAGNSRGAYYIYSGGEKIPLELFRPLTCTLSSLQHLCRKTVNGIVNVSSKREQLPQQLKEFLQEYDAPI, from the coding sequence ATGGTTACCCACAGCAAGTTTGACAGCGTTATGAGCAGCGGCCTGTTCGAGAGCAGTCTGCAGCCTCACCGCTTTAAAACCTTCAGCTCGAATCTGCAGTTTCACATGATCCAACACGCCGTCGTGAAGCTCCAGGAGAGCGGCTTCTACTGGGGCTCCATCAGCGGTAAAGAGGCCAATCACATGCTGAGTGCGGAAACCAGCGGCACGTTCCTCCTGCGGGACAGCTCGGACAACCGACACTTCTTCACGCTCAGCGTCAAAACCGACTCGGGCACCAAGAACCTGCGCGTGCAGTGCGACAACAAGTCCTTCCACCTGCAGACGGACTCCAAGAGCTCGCAGTCCGCGCCGCGCTTCGACTGCGTGCTCAAGCTGATCCATCACTACATGCCCTCCTCGAGAAGCGCTCTGGCCGCAGGGAACTCTCGCGGCGCGTACTACATCTACTCGGGAGGAGAGAAAATCCCCCTGGAGCTGTTTAGGCCGTTGACGTGCACCCTGTCGTCCCTGCAGCATCTGTGCAGGAAGACTGTCAACGGGATCGTGAACGTTTCCAGTAAAAGAGAGCAGCTGCCTCAGCAGCTGAAGGAGTTCTTACAGGAGTACGACGCTCCTATCTGA